A region from the Stutzerimonas stutzeri genome encodes:
- the ispZ gene encoding septation protein IspZ, with protein sequence MKQIIDFIPLLLFFITYKLEPRTFEVADLSLTVGGIFNATAVLIVSSVIVYAGLFIHQRRLEKGQWLTLGACLLFGGLTLALHSETILKWKAPVLNWLFALAFIGSHFIGDKPLIQRMIGHAVQLKPAQWAQLNVAWILFFLVCGFANLFVAFVYPSIWVDFKVFGSLGLTLLFMAGQAIYLVRHVRPAPEQP encoded by the coding sequence GTGAAACAAATAATCGATTTCATCCCGCTGTTGCTGTTCTTCATAACCTACAAGCTCGAGCCCAGAACCTTCGAAGTGGCCGACCTGAGCCTCACCGTCGGAGGTATTTTCAATGCCACGGCCGTGCTCATCGTCAGTTCGGTCATCGTCTACGCAGGGTTGTTCATTCACCAGCGCCGCCTGGAAAAAGGCCAATGGTTGACGCTGGGCGCCTGCCTGCTGTTTGGCGGACTGACGCTGGCGCTGCACAGCGAGACCATCCTCAAGTGGAAGGCACCGGTCCTGAACTGGCTGTTTGCGCTGGCCTTCATCGGTAGCCATTTCATTGGCGATAAGCCGTTGATCCAACGCATGATCGGCCATGCCGTGCAGTTGAAGCCGGCGCAATGGGCGCAACTGAACGTGGCCTGGATCCTGTTCTTTCTCGTCTGCGGTTTCGCCAACCTGTTCGTGGCCTTCGTCTACCCGTCCATCTGGGTCGACTTCAAGGTCTTCGGCAGCCTCGGGCTGACCCTGCTTTTCATGGCGGGCCAGGCGATCTACCTGGTGCGCCACGTGCGCCCCGCACCCGAACAACCCTAG
- a CDS encoding sensor histidine kinase yields the protein MRSLFWRILATFWLAIALAAGLAVLLGHALNQDSWIINRHPGVRNLAEIWTSVYERQGPIAAQFLLEQHRRRFHIDVQVLAENGQPAIRGTFPARAAAFEARQENRDGGLPWRRLTTDYTSPLSGETYLFIYRIPNSELQAWHRGSLFWPLSAIAIALVVLTGFSLLLTLSITRPLDRLRGAVHDLGQTTYQQNSLARLANRRDELGVLAKDFNRMGARLQSLINSQRQLLRDVSHELRSPLARLRIALALAERATPAEREVIWPRLAKECDRLEALISEILQLARLDADPGAASNVDLPAMFEQLAENARIVAPAQRIETRMDADIAVRGWPDMLERALDNLLRNGLRFNPEGEPIELGARKDGDWLLLSIRDHGPGVDDAHLARLSEPFFRAPGQTTAGHGLGLAIARRAAERHGGELLLSNHPRGGFVASLKLPLSPNRTAPARLD from the coding sequence GTGCGATCACTGTTCTGGCGCATTCTTGCGACCTTCTGGCTTGCCATCGCACTGGCAGCGGGCCTCGCCGTGCTGTTGGGACACGCACTGAACCAGGACAGCTGGATCATCAACCGCCACCCCGGGGTGAGGAATCTCGCCGAAATCTGGACCAGCGTTTACGAGCGCCAGGGCCCGATCGCCGCGCAATTCCTCCTCGAGCAGCACCGTCGCCGCTTCCACATTGACGTGCAGGTGCTGGCCGAGAATGGCCAGCCCGCCATTCGCGGCACCTTTCCAGCTCGCGCCGCCGCGTTCGAGGCACGCCAGGAGAACCGTGACGGCGGCCTGCCCTGGCGCCGGCTGACCACCGACTACACCAGCCCGCTCTCGGGCGAGACCTACCTGTTCATCTACCGGATCCCCAACTCCGAACTGCAAGCGTGGCATCGCGGCAGCCTGTTCTGGCCATTGAGCGCGATCGCCATCGCCCTGGTCGTACTGACCGGCTTCAGTCTGCTGCTCACCTTGTCCATCACCCGCCCGCTCGATCGCCTGCGCGGCGCCGTCCACGACCTGGGTCAGACCACCTATCAACAGAATTCCCTGGCCCGCTTGGCGAACCGGCGTGACGAACTCGGTGTGCTGGCCAAGGACTTCAACCGCATGGGGGCGCGACTGCAAAGCTTGATCAACAGCCAGAGACAGCTATTACGCGACGTATCCCACGAACTGCGTTCGCCACTGGCGCGTTTACGTATTGCCCTTGCGCTTGCCGAGCGGGCAACACCAGCGGAGCGTGAAGTCATCTGGCCGCGCCTGGCCAAGGAGTGCGATCGGCTGGAAGCCTTGATCAGCGAGATTCTGCAGCTCGCACGCCTGGATGCTGACCCAGGCGCTGCCTCGAATGTCGATCTGCCAGCAATGTTCGAGCAGTTGGCGGAGAATGCGCGAATCGTCGCGCCAGCCCAGCGCATCGAAACCAGAATGGACGCCGATATCGCAGTGCGCGGCTGGCCGGACATGCTCGAGCGGGCACTGGATAATTTGCTGCGCAATGGGCTGCGCTTCAATCCCGAAGGCGAACCGATCGAGCTGGGCGCCAGAAAGGATGGCGACTGGTTGCTCCTGAGCATCCGCGATCACGGGCCGGGCGTCGACGACGCTCATCTCGCGCGGCTGAGCGAACCCTTCTTCCGTGCTCCCGGGCAGACCACGGCCGGCCACGGGTTAGGTCTGGCGATCGCCCGTCGCGCCGCCGAGCGACACGGCGGCGAGTTGCTGTTGAGCAATCATCCGCGCGGCGGCTTCGTCGCCAGTTTGAAACTGCCACTGAGCCCGAACCGTACAGCCCCTGCTCGCCTGGATTGA
- a CDS encoding PHP domain-containing protein, whose amino-acid sequence MIVDLHCHSTASDGVLAPEALVERAHARGIEMLALTDHDTLEGLDAARAKADSLGIRLINGIELSCVWSGATVHILGYAFRQDAAPLQAAIEALHDGRWLRAELIAQRLAAKGMPGALEGARGVQQELGDSGNAPARPHFAEFLVRAGHVRDRAEAFRKWLGSGKLGDVKQHWPSLAQTVTTLRSAGAWVSLAHPWQYDLTRSKRRRLVTEFAEAGGHALEVVNGMQPLDQVGGLSILTREFGLMASVGSDFHAPGDWSELGMYRSLPEDLQPVWRHFDHEPCESVAR is encoded by the coding sequence ATGATTGTTGATCTGCATTGCCACAGTACCGCCTCGGATGGTGTGCTAGCACCCGAGGCGCTGGTCGAGCGGGCACATGCACGGGGCATCGAGATGCTCGCGCTGACCGACCACGACACACTGGAAGGCCTTGATGCGGCGCGTGCCAAAGCCGACTCGCTGGGAATCCGGCTGATCAACGGTATCGAGCTGTCCTGCGTCTGGAGCGGCGCCACCGTGCACATACTGGGGTACGCCTTCCGCCAGGATGCTGCGCCTTTGCAGGCTGCCATCGAGGCGCTGCACGACGGCCGCTGGCTGCGTGCGGAGTTGATCGCCCAGCGGCTGGCAGCAAAGGGGATGCCGGGCGCACTGGAAGGTGCTCGGGGCGTCCAGCAGGAACTGGGCGACAGCGGCAATGCCCCGGCGCGGCCACATTTCGCCGAGTTCCTAGTGCGTGCAGGGCATGTCCGTGACCGTGCCGAAGCGTTTCGCAAGTGGCTCGGCTCGGGCAAGCTCGGGGACGTGAAGCAGCACTGGCCGAGTCTCGCGCAGACCGTGACGACCCTGCGCAGCGCCGGTGCCTGGGTTAGCCTGGCGCACCCTTGGCAATATGACCTCACGCGCAGCAAACGGCGCCGTCTGGTCACCGAATTCGCCGAGGCGGGCGGCCATGCATTGGAAGTGGTCAACGGTATGCAGCCGCTGGATCAGGTTGGCGGTCTGTCGATTCTGACCCGTGAGTTCGGTTTGATGGCCAGTGTCGGAAGCGATTTTCATGCACCAGGCGACTGGTCTGAACTGGGAATGTACCGGAGCTTGCCAGAAGATCTGCAGCCTGTGTGGAGGCATTTCGATCATGAACCATGCGAGTCTGTTGCCCGCTGA
- a CDS encoding YciI family protein has translation MLYAIIATDVPGSLQSRLAARPAHLARLEQLKNEGRMVLAGPHPAIDSNDPGEAGFTGSLVVAEFDSLQAAEAWAAADPYKAAGVYGEVVVKPFKQVFP, from the coding sequence ATGCTCTACGCCATCATCGCTACCGACGTACCCGGCTCGCTGCAAAGCCGCCTGGCCGCCCGCCCGGCTCACCTGGCGCGTCTCGAACAGTTGAAGAACGAGGGCCGCATGGTTCTGGCCGGCCCGCATCCGGCGATCGACAGCAATGACCCGGGAGAGGCCGGTTTTACCGGAAGCCTGGTAGTCGCTGAGTTCGACTCCCTGCAGGCCGCCGAAGCCTGGGCCGCGGCCGATCCTTACAAGGCCGCCGGCGTCTACGGAGAGGTCGTGGTCAAACCGTTCAAGCAAGTCTTCCCCTGA
- a CDS encoding Spy/CpxP family protein refolding chaperone yields MRKTLIALLFASTLPAVAMAMPEDGQHHRREHTPFEQLDLTKEQQSQMRKLMGEQMQTHREITQRYLDKLPKAERKEMQDELASSQAKTHKQMRDLLKPEQQKQFDEMHKKMEAKRAERAEFKQWKAERDQKS; encoded by the coding sequence ATGCGCAAGACACTGATCGCCCTGCTATTCGCCTCTACCCTCCCCGCCGTTGCCATGGCCATGCCCGAAGACGGCCAACACCACCGTAGAGAACACACGCCGTTCGAGCAGCTCGACCTGACCAAGGAGCAGCAAAGCCAGATGCGCAAGCTGATGGGCGAGCAGATGCAGACCCACCGCGAGATCACCCAGCGCTACCTCGACAAGCTGCCCAAAGCCGAGCGCAAGGAGATGCAGGACGAACTGGCCAGCAGCCAGGCAAAGACGCACAAGCAGATGCGTGACCTGCTCAAGCCTGAACAGCAGAAGCAATTCGACGAGATGCACAAGAAGATGGAAGCCAAGCGAGCCGAACGTGCCGAGTTCAAGCAATGGAAAGCCGAGCGCGATCAGAAGAGCTGA
- a CDS encoding TrkH family potassium uptake protein, which yields MALPTLRIIGFILGIFLITLAVSMVIPMITLFAFDRTDDLQAFLWASLITFSSGIALVAPGRPELAQLRPRDMYFLTTVSWLVVCCFAALPMMLIHHISYTNAFFETMSGITTTGSTVLSGLDTASPGLLMWRSMLQWLGGIGFIGMAVAILPLLRIGGMRLFQTESSDWSQKAMPRSHVMAKSILFVYLALTLLCGICYWLSGMTPFEAINHAMTTISTGGYSTSDSSMGKFSPAAHWTAVVFMLLGGLPFILMVSTVRGNRYALIHDQQVQGFVAMLFAMCIAFAIWLTLNSDYDFLDALRIVSLNVVSVVTTTGFALGDYTQWGEFAVLAFFYLTFIGGCSGSTSGGLKIFRFQVAYSLLRANLAQLVHPRAVIKQQYNRHPLDEEIVRSILTFSFFFTITIGALALALALLGLDMLTALTAAATAVCNVGPGLGPIIGPAGNFSTLPDSAKWLLSLGMLLGRLEIITVLVMLTPSFWRH from the coding sequence ATGGCCTTGCCGACGCTGCGCATTATCGGTTTCATTCTCGGCATCTTCCTGATCACCCTCGCTGTCAGCATGGTCATTCCGATGATCACGCTGTTCGCCTTCGATCGCACCGACGATCTCCAGGCCTTTCTCTGGGCCAGCCTGATCACCTTCAGCTCCGGCATCGCACTGGTAGCTCCGGGCCGCCCCGAACTGGCTCAATTGCGTCCGCGCGACATGTATTTCCTGACGACGGTCAGTTGGCTGGTGGTGTGCTGCTTCGCTGCGCTGCCGATGATGCTGATCCACCACATCAGCTACACGAATGCCTTCTTCGAGACCATGTCGGGGATCACCACCACCGGATCGACCGTACTTTCCGGCCTGGACACCGCGTCGCCGGGGCTGCTGATGTGGCGATCGATGCTTCAATGGCTGGGCGGGATCGGCTTTATCGGCATGGCCGTTGCGATCCTGCCGTTGTTGCGCATCGGCGGGATGCGCCTGTTCCAGACCGAGTCGTCGGACTGGTCGCAAAAGGCAATGCCCCGCTCGCACGTGATGGCCAAGTCGATCCTGTTCGTCTATCTCGCACTCACCTTGCTCTGTGGCATCTGCTACTGGCTCAGCGGCATGACCCCGTTCGAGGCGATCAACCATGCCATGACCACCATCTCCACCGGCGGTTACTCCACCTCGGACAGCTCCATGGGCAAGTTCTCGCCCGCCGCGCATTGGACCGCGGTCGTCTTCATGTTGCTGGGCGGCTTGCCTTTCATCCTGATGGTCTCGACGGTGCGGGGAAACCGCTACGCCCTGATCCACGATCAACAGGTGCAAGGCTTTGTCGCGATGCTGTTCGCGATGTGCATCGCGTTCGCCATCTGGCTGACGCTCAATTCCGACTACGACTTCCTCGACGCGCTTCGTATCGTGTCGCTGAACGTCGTCTCGGTGGTCACGACGACCGGCTTCGCGCTGGGTGACTACACCCAGTGGGGGGAATTCGCGGTACTGGCGTTTTTCTACCTGACCTTCATCGGTGGCTGCTCCGGCTCGACGTCCGGCGGCCTGAAGATTTTCCGTTTCCAGGTGGCCTATTCCTTACTGCGTGCCAACCTGGCGCAACTGGTCCACCCCCGGGCGGTGATCAAGCAGCAATACAATCGCCACCCGCTCGACGAAGAAATCGTCCGGTCGATCCTGACCTTCTCGTTCTTTTTCACCATCACCATCGGCGCGCTGGCCCTGGCGCTCGCGCTCTTGGGTCTGGACATGCTGACGGCCTTGACCGCGGCGGCAACTGCCGTCTGCAACGTCGGTCCGGGCCTGGGACCCATCATCGGTCCGGCGGGTAATTTCTCGACCCTGCCGGATTCCGCAAAGTGGCTGCTGTCGCTCGGCATGCTGCTCGGTCGCCTGGAAATCATCACCGTGCTGGTCATGCTGACGCCCTCGTTCTGGCGTCACTGA
- a CDS encoding YkgJ family cysteine cluster protein → MSIDNPCLTCGACCAYFRVSFFWGECASSGGTVPDAATVQVSPFHVAMLGTESKPARCVGLMGDVGCGVRCTMYEQRSSTCREFEASWADGQHNAHCDAARAAHGLPPLTPPLEPQLSPDRVA, encoded by the coding sequence ATGTCGATCGACAATCCCTGCCTCACGTGCGGCGCTTGCTGCGCGTACTTTCGTGTGTCTTTCTTCTGGGGCGAATGCGCCTCGTCCGGCGGTACCGTTCCGGATGCCGCCACCGTCCAGGTCAGCCCGTTCCATGTCGCGATGCTGGGGACCGAGTCCAAGCCGGCACGTTGTGTTGGGCTCATGGGCGACGTCGGTTGCGGGGTGCGCTGCACGATGTATGAACAGCGGTCGAGCACCTGCCGCGAGTTCGAAGCGTCCTGGGCCGATGGTCAGCACAACGCGCATTGCGATGCCGCCCGTGCTGCCCATGGCTTGCCTCCGTTGACGCCGCCACTGGAGCCACAGCTTTCACCCGACCGGGTGGCCTGA
- a CDS encoding response regulator transcription factor, which yields MSELLLIDDDEELCELLVSWLAQEGFVAHACHDGQSARAALAEHQPAAVVLDVMLPDGSGLELLKQLRSEHPDLPVLMLSGRGEPLDRILGLELGADDYLAKPCDPRELTARLRAVLRRSQPASAPTQLELGDLCYSPARGVANVGEHEVTLTLSEGRILEALLSQPGEPLDKQALAQLALGRKLTLYDRSLDMHVSNLRRKLGPHPDGRPRIVALRSRGYLYAS from the coding sequence ATGAGCGAACTGCTACTGATCGACGACGATGAAGAACTCTGCGAACTGTTGGTCAGCTGGCTGGCCCAGGAAGGGTTCGTCGCCCACGCCTGTCATGACGGGCAGAGCGCACGCGCTGCGCTGGCCGAGCATCAACCGGCGGCGGTGGTCCTCGATGTGATGCTGCCCGACGGCAGTGGCCTCGAACTGCTCAAGCAACTGCGTAGCGAACATCCCGACCTGCCGGTATTGATGCTCTCAGGCCGCGGTGAGCCGCTGGACCGCATTCTTGGCCTGGAGCTCGGCGCCGATGATTATCTGGCCAAGCCATGCGACCCCCGCGAGCTCACCGCGCGGCTACGCGCAGTGCTGCGGCGCAGCCAACCTGCGAGCGCGCCGACCCAGCTGGAGCTGGGCGACCTTTGCTACAGCCCGGCCCGAGGCGTTGCCAATGTCGGCGAGCACGAAGTGACCCTGACCTTGTCCGAGGGGCGTATCCTCGAGGCGCTGCTCAGCCAGCCCGGTGAGCCGCTCGACAAGCAAGCCCTGGCGCAGCTCGCCCTGGGACGCAAACTGACCTTGTACGACCGCAGCCTGGACATGCACGTCAGCAACCTGCGCCGCAAGCTCGGGCCGCATCCCGACGGGCGTCCACGCATAGTCGCACTGCGCAGCCGCGGCTACCTCTACGCTTCCTGA
- a CDS encoding L-threonylcarbamoyladenylate synthase, protein MSQFFQIHPDNPQARLIKQAVEIIRDGGVVVYPTDSSYAIGCSMGNKSGIERIRRLRQLDDKHNFTLACRDLSQLGLFAKVDTAAFRLLKTNLPGPYTIILNATREVPRMLLHPKRRTIGLRVPAQPIAQALLAELGEPLMSVSLILPGESEPMSDPYEIRQTLEHQVDLIIDGGYGGVEASTVISLVDGEPEIVRVGCGDPAAFAG, encoded by the coding sequence ATGAGCCAGTTCTTCCAGATTCACCCCGACAACCCCCAGGCCAGGCTGATCAAGCAGGCCGTGGAGATCATTCGCGACGGTGGCGTGGTGGTCTATCCCACCGACTCCTCCTACGCGATCGGCTGCTCGATGGGCAACAAGTCGGGTATCGAGCGGATCCGCCGCCTGCGTCAGCTGGATGACAAGCACAACTTCACGCTGGCCTGCCGCGACCTGTCGCAGCTCGGCCTGTTCGCCAAGGTGGACACCGCTGCGTTCCGTCTACTCAAGACGAACCTGCCGGGGCCCTACACCATCATCCTCAATGCGACTCGCGAGGTTCCACGCATGCTGTTGCATCCCAAACGCCGTACCATCGGCCTGCGGGTGCCGGCGCAACCCATCGCTCAGGCGCTGCTGGCCGAATTGGGCGAGCCCTTGATGAGCGTGAGCCTGATCCTGCCGGGCGAGTCCGAGCCCATGAGCGATCCCTACGAGATCCGCCAGACACTGGAACATCAGGTGGACCTGATCATTGACGGCGGTTACGGTGGCGTCGAAGCGTCCACGGTTATCAGCCTGGTGGATGGCGAGCCGGAGATCGTGCGGGTCGGCTGCGGTGATCCGGCGGCGTTCGCGGGCTGA
- a CDS encoding nitroreductase family protein, producing the protein MDALELLLNRVSVTRLVDPAPTAAQLDVLLRAALRAPDHGQLRPWRFLTVQGEARTRLGELFADALRLREPDATEEALRKPRKMPLRAPMVLIVIARVLPHPKIPASEQVLAVACAAHGILLAAHAQGLGAVWRTGEYAYDRHVAEQLGLAEDEQVLGFIYLGTPEGDLRTPPELDPRSFVASWDGTQ; encoded by the coding sequence ATGGATGCTCTCGAACTGTTGCTAAACCGTGTTTCCGTAACGCGGCTCGTGGATCCGGCACCGACCGCTGCCCAGCTGGATGTACTGCTTCGCGCCGCGTTGCGCGCCCCGGATCACGGCCAGCTTCGACCCTGGCGTTTCCTGACGGTCCAGGGCGAGGCGCGGACGCGACTGGGAGAGCTGTTTGCCGATGCGCTTCGCTTACGCGAGCCGGATGCGACCGAAGAGGCTCTGCGCAAGCCGCGCAAGATGCCGCTGCGCGCGCCGATGGTACTGATCGTCATCGCCCGGGTACTGCCGCATCCGAAGATCCCGGCGTCCGAACAGGTGCTCGCGGTTGCCTGTGCGGCGCACGGTATATTGCTGGCCGCACATGCACAGGGGCTCGGCGCTGTCTGGCGAACCGGCGAATATGCCTATGACCGGCACGTGGCCGAGCAGTTGGGCCTGGCCGAGGATGAGCAGGTGTTGGGATTCATCTATCTTGGCACCCCTGAGGGTGACCTTCGTACGCCGCCAGAGCTGGATCCGCGCTCGTTCGTCGCCTCGTGGGACGGCACGCAGTAG
- a CDS encoding nucleoside deaminase: MDAFMQAALDEAKKGLAEGGIPIGSVIVHRGQIIGRGHNRRVQQGSAVLHGEMDAFENAGRQPASVYADSVLYTTLSPCSMCSGAILLYGIPKVVIGENQTFMGEERLLRDRGVEIDVLQDATCIEMMRGFIAQRPELWNEDIGEL, from the coding sequence GTGGACGCATTCATGCAGGCGGCGCTCGATGAGGCGAAGAAGGGGTTGGCTGAGGGTGGGATACCCATCGGCTCGGTCATCGTTCATCGAGGGCAAATCATCGGCCGAGGACATAATCGGCGGGTGCAACAAGGCAGCGCCGTGCTGCACGGGGAAATGGATGCCTTCGAGAACGCCGGCCGGCAACCGGCGAGCGTCTATGCCGACTCGGTGCTCTACACCACGCTGTCGCCCTGTTCGATGTGCAGCGGCGCCATCCTGCTGTACGGAATCCCCAAGGTCGTGATTGGCGAAAACCAGACCTTCATGGGCGAGGAGCGACTGCTACGCGATCGTGGTGTCGAGATCGACGTGCTGCAGGACGCGACCTGCATCGAGATGATGCGCGGCTTCATCGCCCAGCGCCCTGAGCTGTGGAACGAAGACATCGGTGAGTTGTAA